A window of Plasmodium brasilianum strain Bolivian I chromosome 8, whole genome shotgun sequence contains these coding sequences:
- a CDS encoding cytochrome b-c1 complex subunit 8, translating to MVKILLQGQKFFDTNSKVLNIKKNYICFQRNLIRDNVVKKETPKFEQKPLGSYPVPPEAEMMWRNRHTAYGGYIQQTVSPFQQKIMYPFWHMALARWWAKFSSYLWWWIWPFAITNLILCKMFYDSKKYVQQKHWY from the coding sequence ATggtgaaaatattattgcaGGGTCAGAAATTTTTTGATACAAATAGCAAGGtgctaaatataaaaaaaaactacatATGTTTTCAAAGAAATTTAATACGAGATAATGTAGTTAAAAAAGAAACCCCCAAATTTGAACAGAAACCATTAGGATCATATCCTGTACCTCCTGAGGCAGAAATGATGTGGAGAAATAGACACACAGCATATGGTGGGTATATTCAACAAACAGTTTCTCCCTTTCagcaaaaaattatgtaccCTTTTTGGCATATGGCTTTGGCTAGATGGTGGGCAAAATTTTCTTCCTATTTATGGTGGTGGATTTGGCCATTTGCAATCACaaacttaattttatgtaaaatgttCTATGACTCGAAGAAGTATGTGCAGCAGAAGCATTGGTATTGA
- a CDS encoding hypothetical protein (conserved Plasmodium protein) produces the protein MIYSSKIWKTVARKSRGIIQNEGLSRFMSFEKRNTKSTHVYVKRKIYNYNNYNNSSSHSNSTRNSNSVSNSSRNSNNNNNCYYVRKNANGTNGGGNKSAFFQKKVLPFKKGLEKENYFKRTKIYYIEKNIFFIFASTQ, from the exons ATGATATACAGCAGCAAAATTTGGAAAACAGTCGCACGGAAAAGTAGAGGaattatacaaaatgaaGGTCTTTCGAGATTTATGAGTTTTGAAAAGAGGAATACGAAAAGTACTCATGTATACGTGAAGAggaaaatatacaattataataattataacaatagtaGTAGTCACAGTAATAGCACTAGAAATAGCAATAGCGTTAGCAATAGTTCTAggaatagtaataataataataattgttattATGTTAGAAAAAACGCAAATGGTACAAATGGAGGGGGAAATAAAAGCGccttttttcaaaagaaGGTTTTACCTTTCAAGAAAGGgcttgaaaaagaaaattattttaaaagaactaaaatatattatatagaaaagaacattttttttatttttg CAAGCACACAGTGA
- a CDS encoding P-loop containing nucleoside triphosphate hydrolase, with product MTSHMKSKEQIKNCTSLFVNSLLSVKKQVNEKASEEASEEASEKASEKASEKASEKASEKASEKASEKASEKASEEASEEASEKASEEASEEANSGSCLCKTFDDINNEKTEIYGTVTDEYEGREDDDTITYSYENVKKVVSKVPKDNVITNILISDLSIFDIHNSNLEEIEYIIRKLKYAKVKKKIMFILISSIVTWNKTKRKFLKKKVEEQKRSSPYDSEKPKAMDNKGAVKMNHQSDEVVKRGNHNTISSNNNNSGSSNNSSSNINNSNNNNDSNINNDSNINNDSNVNNDSNVNNDSNVNNDSNVNNDSNVNNDSNVNNNISSSNNDGRNYSSSKNNTFEERKKTQYIYIPQLFTEKDYLKRIPSNIFEEYKTIETLVLSLNSIKNLSTYVIASGIQYGNGEDVFFPIFKNAWLSKDNEIIDIGDNYIPIIHIQGLCEYVKEVYLRKVSTRYLIAVDKEHITQKELIKTVASYISGNTNFSLVSAYNSIFMNNSEKLCLNLRFACTDLSDINHEEGVPKEGGLTKEKKRTANSRDSRARGKEDPSGEEEEEVEADEGEEAGDEEEEATEDEEEEEREDEKEEKLEEDDSATDEADEEDDGNPQEDKSQKKSEKRKKATEGRTKYRHKKKKKNKQKEKEKSFIKFHCYDGFAKNIAILAKEFCEYRNLKALKVLILGQPGVGKSFIAKKICEHYNLIMCSISLLIDECKKNNYNFPDYYKQYLNELEYEKNKKKKKMIKSKKNNECKFRGFVLDFFPRNYDEAKYFFETFAEVSQSIPALKREDSNDMRENNKTRRSKGGKEVERGENEGEGSEIGNGGRKNFDKDIDEEEDGVKEDEEDDGEEEDEEDDREEEDEEDDREEEDEEDDREEEDEAEDEMNKENDENNEENADNSYHSADSEGENGTSKGNSAGKKRNGKNNRRKKGRINKSKKGSRDRDRSIHIHKNKSERIQNVNNLVLPEFVIILKSTEELCRSRMMNLPEEEIIKGHNDESGFERRHKKYVEENCRNDYIQFDEKKIIEDYFVEREIEVFNVHINENSLLDDILTNIYIYIEKNKKFYNFLPSTDDMLRKKLNEQEKNLKSEKEKLKKTEEKIIGEEINKNDELIKAEKKRQQLLMEHQQQYIHNQSLPLRFYLIKNILPILTDALIYICKTKPKNPCLHIAEYLLENAHKYNVDESNTDALDSEHLDSEQKLKDSNK from the exons ATG ACATCCCATATGAAATCTAAAgagcaaataaaaaattgtacttCACTATTTGTTAACAGTTTACTAAGT GTAAAGAAGCAAGTAAATGAAAAAGCAAGTGAAGAAGCAAGTGAAGAAGCAAGTGAAAAAGCAAGTGAAAAAGCAAGTGAAAAAGCAAGTGAAAAAGCAAGTGAAAAAGCAAGTGAAAAAGCAAGTGAAAAAGCAAGTGAAAAAGCAAGTGAAGAAGCAAGTGAAGAAGCAAGTGAAAAAGCAAGTGAAGAAGCAAGTGAAGAAGCAAATAG CGGCAGTTGCCTCTGTAAAACTTTTGacgatataaataatgagaaAACAGAAATATATGGAACAGTGACAGACGAATATGAAGGAAGAGAAGATGACGATACAATAACATACAGttatgaaaatgtaaaaaaagtaGTATCAAAGGTACCTAAAGATAAtgtaataacaaatatattaattagtGATTTAAGTATATTTGATATACATAATAGTAATTTAGAAGAAATCGAATATATTATACGAAAACTCAAATATgcaaaagtgaaaaaaaaaattatgttcatTCTTATCTCTTCAATTGTAACATGGAATAAGACaaagagaaaatttttaaaaaaaaaagtagaagaacaaaaaaggaGTTCACCTTATGACAGTGAAAAACCAAAGGCTATGGACAACAAAGGGGCAGTCAAAATGAATCATCAGAGTGACGAGGTGGTAAAAAGAGGGAATCATAATACtattagtagtaataataataatagtggtagtagtaataacagcagtagtaatattaataacagtaacaataataatgatagtaacattaataatgatagcaacattaataatgatagtaacgttaataatgatagtaacgttaataatgatagtaacgttaataatgatagtaacgttaataatgatagtaacgttaataatgatagtaacgttaataataatattagtagtagtaataatgatGGACGGAACTATAGCAGCAGTAAAAACAACACGTTCGAAGAGAGGAAGAAAACacaatacatttatattccCCAACTATTCACTGAAAAGGATTATCTAAAACGAATACCatctaatatatttgaagAATATAAAACTATTGAAACTCTTGTATTATCATTAAATTCTATTAAGAATTTAAGTACTTATGTTATTGCTTCTGGAATACAATATGGGAATGGGGAAGATGTATTTTTCcctatatttaaaaatgcttGGTTAAGTAAAGACAATGAAATAATTGATATAGGTGATAATTATATTCCTATTATTCACATACAAGGACTATGCGAGTATGTAAAAGAAGTGTATTTAAGAAAGGTCTCCACAAGATATCTCATAGCTGTCGACAAGGAGCACATTACTCAAAAAGAGCTTATTAAAACTGTAGCTAGTTATATTTCAGGAAATACTAATTTTTCCCTTGTCTCAGCCtataattcaatttttatgaacaattcAGAAAAATTGTGCCTTAATCTAAGATTTGCATGCACAGATCTTTCTGATATTAACCACGAGGAAGGAGTACCCAAAGAAGGAGGTTTAACTAAAGAGAAAAAACGGACGGCAAACAGTCGCGATAGTCGTGCGAGGGGAAAGGAGGATCCGTCAGgtgaagaggaagaagaagtGGAAGCAGATGAAGGAGAAGAAGCGGgagatgaagaagaagaggcgacagaagatgaagaagaagaggagagagaagatgaaaaagaagagaaattGGAAGAGGACGATTCCGCGACAGATGAAGCAGATGAAGAAGACGACGGTAATCCACAAGAGGACAAaagccaaaaaaaaagtgaaaaacgGAAAAAGGCTACAGAGGGCAGGACAAAATACagacacaaaaaaaaaaaaaaaaacaaacaaaaggAGAAAGAAAAATCGTTTATCAAATTTCACTGTTATGATGGGTTCGCTAAAAACATTGCCATTTTAGCAAAAGAGTTTTGTGAATACAGGAATCTAAAAGCTTTAAAAGTACTTATTTTGGGTCAACCTGGAGTGGGAAAGTCATTTAtagctaaaaaaatatgtgagCATTACAATTTAATTATGTGTTCTATTAGCTTATTAATAGATgagtgtaaaaaaaataattataattttccaGACTACTATAAGCAATATCTTAATGAGTTAGAgtatgagaaaaataaaaaaaaaaaaaaaatgataaaatcaAAAA aaaataatgaatgcaAATTTAGGGGATTCGTTTTAGATTTCTTTCCTCGAAACTATGATGAAGCCAAGTACTTTTTTGAAACTTTTGCCGAAGTTTCACAGAGTATTCCAGCACTTAAGAGGGAAGATAGCAATGATATGagagaaaataataaaacgaGAAGAAGCAAGGGGGGAAAAGAAGTAGAGCGGGGCGAGAACGAAGGAGAGGGGAGTGAGATTGGTAATGGGGGGAGGAAGAATTTTGATAAGGACATCGATGAAGAGGAAGATGGGGTGAAAGAAGATGAAGAGGATGATGGggaagaagaagatgaaGAGGATGATAGggaagaagaagatgaaGAGGATGATAGggaagaagaagatgaaGAGGATGATAGggaagaagaagatgaaGCAGAAGATGAAATGAACAAAGAGAATGATGAGAATAACGAAGAAAATGCCGACAACTCCTACCATTCGGCCGATTCGGAGGGTGAAAACGGAACATCTAAAGGAAACTCCGCaggaaaaaaacgaaatggAAAGAATAATAGACGGAAAAAGGGAAGAATcaataaaagcaaaaaggGAAGTAGAGATAGAGATAGaagtatacacatacacaaaAACAAAAGCGAAAGAATACAAAATGTGAACAATTTAGTGCTTCCAGAATTTGTTATAATCCTAAAGTCCACAGAAGAGTTGTGCAGGAGTAGAATGATGAATCTTCCAGAAGAGGAAATAATTAAAGGGCATAATGACGAAAGTGGTTTTGAAAGAcgacataaaaaatatgtagagGAAAATTGTCGAAATGATTACATTCAGTTtgatgagaaaaaaataattgaagaTTATTTTGTAGAAAGAGAAATAGAAGTGTTTAATGttcatataaatgaaaattcatTACTAGATGATAtcttaacaaatatatatatttatatagaaaaaaataaaaaattttataactttCTACCCTCTACTGATGACatgttaagaaaaaaattgaatgaacaggaaaaaaatctgaaaagtgaaaaagaaaaattaaaaaaaacagaagagaaaataattggagaagaaattaataaaaatgatgaattaataaaagcagaaaaaaaaagacaacaATTACTTATGGAACATCAACAacaatatattcataatcaATCCCTTCCATTGagattttatttaattaaaaacatcCTCCCTATTTTAACTGATGCgttgatatatatttgtaaaacgAAGCCTAAAAATCCTTGTCTACATATAGCAGAATATTTGCTGGAAAACGCTCACAAGTATAATGTGGATGAATCTAACACCGATGCGCTCGATTCCGAACATCTCGATTCGGAGCAAAAATTGAAGGAcagtaataaataa
- a CDS encoding ubiquitin-conjugating enzyme E2: protein MSEVIVPRSFRLLDELERGQKGNVSEGVSFGLESADDITLSNWSCTIFGQPGTVFENRIYSLTVFCDDNYPDAPPSVKFDTKIEMSCVNSSGMVVKNNLHILKNWNRNYTIETILIALRQEMLSSVNKRLPQPNEGEMY from the exons ATGAGCGAg GTAATTGTACCAAGAAGTTTTCGATTACTCGATGAATTGGAAAGAGGGCAAAAAGGAAATGTAAGTGAAGGTGTATCATTTGGGTTAGAAAGTGCAGATGACATTACACTGTCAAATTGGTCATGCACAATATTTGGTCAGCCTGGAACCGTTTTTGAAAATAGAATTTATTCTTTAACCGTTTTTTGCGATGATAATTATCCGGATGCACCTCCATCAGTTAAGTTTGACACAAAAATTGAAATGTCATGTGTGAACAGTAGCGGAATG gttgttaagaataatttacatattttaaaaaattggaaCAGAAATTATACCATTGAGACTATTTTAATCGCATTACGACAAGAAATGCTGTCGAGTGTCAACAAGCGACTACCACAACCAAATGAAGGAgaaatgtattaa
- a CDS encoding DNA-(apurinic or apyrimidinic site) lyase, giving the protein MKISSCNIAKLYNKVHYVYKIKEIQLLSKYSNKYKGKIIMINEVQLNRKRQNEGKNGGTNDEGSDSESYEINKKTKLIPKLKEENFSQNNLVSNYFTSNVKGIGNSLKVYIEKASSTEETIKIKSNETEMDEKENKKIYYKKEENEDSLAISKVEGVNIKSDDNIYNEHTKYVHEEGNNVNKTVLIKENKSNDLEAKGEEQVKIVVTWNMNSITVRYKNKEKWKNFMNFFNKINADVWCLQEVRLPAMNIGDSKNENKNKNKNDGLRDRSKVKNSDQKSLVDYEIIDSILKNDFKNYDAYFSLANIKYSGQLVLIKKTIQVKSIRYNLSFDMDSKIHHDEGRIILVEFSDFYLLSTYSPNNGFDKIKFERRRLFDEELEKFVSYLKNKKHLIWTGDLNIAPEDIDLSHPAEFRKMKKGNNVPKEFIGQPGCTDFERKNFKKILTSGDLVDSYRYLQNLKEKNAETESSKNPIDVSKKSNINDNIYTWRCPFLLGKQSNKAMRIDHFIVSKNFLNRVDNVEIHGYSVFHNNFYGSDHCPVILYLKGEE; this is encoded by the coding sequence atgaaaattagcAGCTGTAATATTGCaaaattatacaataaaGTTCATTACgtttacaaaattaaagaaatacaGCTGCTCtcaaaatattcaaataaatacaaagGTAAGATAATAATGATTAACGAAGTGCAGTTGAACAGGAAAAGACAAAATGAGGGGAAGAATGGAGGAACAAATGATGAAGGTAGTGATAGTGAGTCTTacgaaataaacaaaaaaacaaaactcATTCCCAAATTAAAGGAAGAGAATTTTAGTCAGAATAACCTGGTTtctaattattttacatCAAATGTAAAAGGAATAGGAAATAGTTTAAAAGTTTATATTGAAAAGGCAAGTAGTACAGAAGAAACAATTAAAATCAAAAGCAATGAAACTGAAATGGATGAAaaagagaacaaaaaaatttattataagaaGGAAGAAAATGAGGATAGTTTAGCCATTTCTAAAGTAGAAGGTGTGAACATTAAAAGcgatgataatatatataatgaacatACGAAATATGTACATGAGGAGGgtaataatgttaataagACTGTactaataaaagaaaataaatcaaaCGATTTAGAAGCTAAAGGTGAAGAACAGGTAAAAATAGTAGTAACATGGAATATGAATAGTATAACAGTACGatataagaataaagaaaaatggaaaaattttatgaacttttttaataaaattaatgctGACGTTTGGTGTTTGCAAGAAGTAAGATTACCAGCAATGAATATAGGGGatagtaaaaatgaaaataaaaacaaaaacaaaaatgatgGCTTACGCGATAGAAGCAAGGTTAAAAACTCTGACCAGAAAAGCTTAGTTGATTATGAAATTATAGatagtatattaaaaaatgattttaaaaattatgatgcATATTTTAGTTTAGCAAATATCAAATATAGTGGTCAGCTTgtgttaattaaaaaaacaatacaaGTAAAATCTATTCGTTATAATCTCTCTTTTGATATGGATTCAAAAATACATCATGATGAAGGAAGAATAATTTTAGTTGAGTTTTCTGATTTCTATTTGTTGTCAACATACTCACCAAACAACGgttttgataaaataaagtttGAAAGACGAAGATTATTTGATgaagaattagaaaaatttgtctcttatttaaaaaataaaaagcattTAATATGGACTGGGGATTTGAATATTGCACCAGAAGATATTGACTTATCACATCCTGCTGAATTtcgaaaaatgaagaagggTAATAATGTACCGAAAGAATTTATTGGACAACCCGGTTGTACAGattttgaaagaaaaaattttaaaaaaattttgaccTCAGGTGATTTAGTTGATTCGTACAGATATCTACAAAATTTGAAGGAGAAAAATGCAGAAACAGAATCGTCAAAAAATCCCATTGATGTTtctaaaaaatcaaatattaatgataatatatatacatggaGGTGCCCTTTTCTGCTTGGAAAGCAGAGCAACAAGGCAATGCGCATAGACCATTTCAttgtttcaaaaaattttcttaaccGTGTAGATAATGTCGAAATACATGGGTACAGTgtatttcataataatttctaTGGGTCTGATCATTGCCCTGTAATTCTGTACCTCAAAGGTGAGGAGTGA